The genomic DNA CAAGCCCAGTGCCAAATTAACATGGCGACATGGCGTCGGTCAGATCTGCTTGCAGTCACCGTTAGACGTGAGCTCCCTCGCTCAACAAAGTCAAACAACTCGCAATCAAATACAAGAGCACACTACTAAGAGTCTAAGAGACAGCTTAGCACTGAGTACTCAAGCAGAGTCTAACCCATATGGCTTCACTAAATTTCATTGACGAGAAACAAATCTGATCGATCGAGTTGATGAGGTGTGTACACGCTTGCAGGTCAGCACAATAAGATACCAGTTTAACGAGATCTAGCCAGCCCGGTGATGGAGTTGATCGATTTCCTTGCTTTGACATGGCATGGAGCAAATCTACAGAATTTGAGGTCGCCGTCTGCTCTCTGCTCCGAGGGTACGCGCtctctcatgcatgcatgtgcacgGCGCGTGACGGCGACCAGCATTTGCAAAACGCTTATACTAGTGTATTGGAGACTAAGTAGCATGAGTTCTTGTGTTGGATTCCGGAACTAGGTTTTCCGTCCTctcagccagccagccagccacacCCTAGCTGACATTCGATTCCTCACTAGCCTCGCAGCCCTAGCTACTCCGCGAATTCCTCTAGGCGCACCCTCATTTCCTCGCCACCTTCGTCCCCGATCTCCATCCATTGACTCCCTATAAATAAACGTACAGGCCTCTGACCTCTCCATAGTGGGAGCCAGCAGCTAGTTTCCCAGCTGCCTGTAACCTAGCAAGCCATGGCGTCGCCTTCTTGCAGCCCCAAGCTCTGCCGCAGCAGCCTGCTACTTGTCGTCGGCGTGGCGGTGCTGCTGGGCAGCATGCTGCAGCTGTGCGCGGCGACCCTGGACGAGGACATCGAGCTCATCTGGGGCGCCAGCCACACCTACTTCTTCATGGACGGCCCCGACACCGAGTCGCTGGCGCTCTCCCTGGACGAGCAGCAGGGCTCCTGCTTCCGCTCCAGGAACACGTACCTCTACGGCACCATCAGCATGGACATCAAGCTCGTCGAGGGCAACtccgccggcgtcgtcggcaCCATCTACGTAAGATCTCGTTCGTCTCTCCCTCTGCAGCCAGCCATGTATCTGCATCGATCTAGATCAGCTTTCTTTCTCAGTCTCGGCTAGCTTGCTTGGCATGCCAGTCATCAGTACACTTTGCTTGCTTCCGTTTTTTCAACGGATCGAGACACACACATGCACGCACGCAGCACGCCACTGTGCGTCGTGGGGGGTTGACTTTTTGACACGTGGAATCTTTCGATGCGCGCACTTGCAGACGATCTCCGAAGGCCCCTGGTCGTACCACGACGAGATCGACCTGGAGTTCCTCGGCAACCTCACCGGCGAGCCCATCACGCTCCACACCAACATCTTCGCCGACGGCGTCGGTGGCCGGGAGCAGCAGTTCTACCTCTGGTTCGATCCCACCGCCGACTACCACACCTACACCATCGAGTGGAACCCCAAGTACATCATGTGAGTTCCATGTGTGTTACCGTTTAATCTTTAAGTCCAAGCATCATATCCAATAGGATGCAATGCATGATCGCGTCGTCGTCGATCAGCTTCTGATCGATCGTTCAGTGACTAACAAatgcatcgatcgatcgatcatgtGATCTGCCTAATCAGAATCAGGGTTGACGGGAAGGCGATCCGTGCGTTCAAGAATTACCAGGACCAGGGCGTGCCGTACCCGAcgtggcagcagcagcgggtgtACGGCAGCCTGTGGGACGCGGACGAGTGGGCGACGCAGGGCGGCGCCATCAAGACCGACTGGTCCAACGCCCCCTTCGTCGCCTACTACCGCAACTACACCGCCACCtcgtgccgcccgtcgcccggcGTGTCGTGGTGCGGCGCCGAGCCCAAGGACTCGACGCGCTTCGACCTCGACCCCCAGACGCTCGCCGACCTGCAGTGGGTCAACGACAACTACCGGATCTACGACTACTGCTCCGACCACAAGAGGTTCAACGAGTCGGAGTTCCCCAAGGATTGCTACCTGCAACGAGCAGGGGTTTGATCACTCATTTCTTGATGGCCAATTGATGATGAGGGGATCGACGATTATTGTTGTTGGGTTCGATCCGCTGATCAGTTACTTCTGTACATCTGAAGACACACAGCAGGTACAATTTTGATTCTTTATTAGATTGGTGATTTGTTCTCCCTCCGGCTGCTTCACTTCTTCCCCGGGTCATCAGATGTATCAACATTTCTCTGACAGAGCTCTTGCTTTGTTTTAGCATCATTGATTCGTCATGTAAAACCATAAATAGTTCCACACTATTGTTCCGAGAAACCAAACTTTATCATCGCCATTGGCGTCGTTGGCTCATTGTCCCTGCTTTCATGAATTACATCGTCTACATCAGGAATAATGTCCACCATTTTTCGACACGGTAACGTTACATCGGAACCACACGAACACACAAACAAATGGGCCGGCCATCAGCCGAGACGGTCGAGGTTGCACTCGGCCGGCGGGCCCTGACGGAACCGCCAGCGATCGTCGCAGTAGTCGTAAATCATGTACTTCTCCCGCGCCCACGCGACGCCCTCGGGCCCCAGCTGCCGGCCCATCCACGCGCCGGCGTCGCCCGGGGACGACGATGCGTTCGgcgggcagccgccgccgccgctcgccggcacGACGCACGCGCTGGACGCGTACCCGCCGTACGACGTGACGAACGGCGCCGCGGACCAGTTGGTCTTGACGCGCCCGCCCTCCGTCGCCCAGCTCTCGCCGTTCCACAGGCTCCCGTGCACCCTCATCGCCTGCCCGCTCAGGTACGGCACGCCGGCGGGCTCGTGGTTCCTGAACACGCGCACCGGCACGCCGTCCACCGACCAGCTGCATCACAGCATTGCCGTTAAATTTATTTTGTACAAAAAAAACAAGAGATGGTGAGATTTCGGAGATCTAACTCATTAATTCAATCTACCCAGATTTATGCATGAACGGACCAAATGATTCAGATTTGAATTTAATATAAGCTTATTATAAATAATAAGGTGAGATTTGATTCAGATGCTTGAAAAAGCAGCCATTTCGGCAGAATCTAGTATTTGACTTTTTATAGGGAAAATTACTCTTTGACATTTTTTTGTGCGGCTAACTTGACTTCTCATGTGCGTCTTCACGAATTTCCAGCTGTTTTTTAAAACTAACATGGGAAGAGAAAGGAACACGCATGTGCATGGCTCGTGCTTCGAAATATGCTAACTGAAGGTACTGAGAAACAATCCTGCACGTCGTCGCAATCATTTGGCTTTAATATCCAAGTAACCATCTCAAGATTGCCATCAACACATGTGTGTCAAGTAGTAAGTTGCAACTCATGCGCCGTTATCGAGGAACCAAACCGACAGTGAGGACATCGAAATAagggaggaaaaaaatgaaggttcagaaattgcttcttttttttagattttcaGAAATGGTTTCTTTAGAGGTTCAGAAACGAAATTGCATTGCTCAATGTTTTGTGGGCCGAATGATGGCCGCATGACTGCGTTAATGGGCTGGAATTATGGGCCTTAATGCTACCTTCGGCTTAGTAGTATCGCCGAAATGGACTGGGCTGGGTTACTCTGGATCTATGTCATGGACCATTTGGGTTCTAATGGCGTGATTTTAGTTCCTTTTTCCGAataactctctctctctctctctctctctctctctctctctctctctctctctctctcaatcacGTGCTCTTTTGTTCAACTCGTACTTAGGGGCAGGCAGAGTTACTATGAATTACTAAACGGCAAGTGGGTGTATCCATGCAAGATATGAGAATACAGCAATACCGAAAGTGTATATGTGTTCACGATTAGCGACGTACATGATGTTGTGTGGGTTCCAGAGGAGGGTGTAGTTGTGGAAGTCCGCGGTGGGATCAAACCAGAGGTAGAACTCCTGCTCCCGGTTGCCTCTCCCCTGCGCGAACACGTTGGTGTGCATCACGTACGGCTCCCCGCTCACGTTCCCCAGGAACTCGAAGTCGATCTCGTCGTGCGCGTCTCCTTCCGAAGTCAGCTTCGCAAAAGCAATTCACGAATCGAGAGACACCATAAGTTAACTTCGTCGAGCTAAACTTTGTAGAACAGAGCTCTCAACAGTCAACACAACATGCAATATTGCAATGCAGACATGTCTACTTTAATTCGTGTCTACAGACTTACGTAGAAGGTGGCAACGGTGCCGGCCGACTCGCCCGGCACGAGCTTCATCTCCATGCTGAACTCCCCGAACAGGAACTGGTCCTTGGACTGGAACCCGGAGGCTCCGGAGCCGGAGGAGTTGTCGAGGGTCAgcgtcaccagctgccgccgccgccgtcggcgaccCTGACGTGGTGTGCCTCCGCAGGTTCTGCTATTGCACGATCGATCTGCTTTGAGAGGTGCACGTCGATTCGTGTTGAGTGCTCGAGTCACGCACGCGATGTGTCCAACGCGAGGAGGAAATTAAAGGTGGCAGTTGCGCGTAAGGAAGCTCCAAAATTTTTGATTTTGTGCATAATGTTTTTCCTTCGTTTTAAATTAATAAATTAatcgatttgaattttgaaaagagCAAACTCATTTTGGCCTACAAGAACATGCGTGGGCGCAGGGCTAGCTCTTACATCGTTGAATCGTTTGGCCTTGGTTGGCTTCTCATCTCGAAACATATCTCTGAAGTCTGAGTATCCTGTGTATCTCATTCTCATCGGCAGTTCGATGCCATGGTGGCTAGTTGGCCAATTCGGCGTTGGTTGCAATCAGGATGGGGCCAGTGCAGCTGATCCATACTGGAAGTATGGTCACGGGACAGGTTCCTGTTATCAGATGAAGTTAAAACATCAGCAACCGCAGGCTCTGCTTTCGCTTTGGATGTAGTTCCAAGTAGCCTAGGAAAATAAGCTGTCTACGCTTCAAATTCCTGAGCACAATTCAAGTACGCCACCTTTGCGTCCTGCCCAAACTCCAGAGTCGGCTCCGAAGTGCACTAGACAGCAGAAGGACAGGGAATACAAATAACGGACTTCCTAATCCTCCTAACAGGAAAAGAGAACGAAACAGGAGTTTCTGCAATTTGTAAACAATGCCTGCCCACGCGCGCGTCGTCGACAAGGACGGACGGGGGCCTCGTTTGATTTTTGGGCTTCAGTTGTGCTTTTGTTTGAAGGCCTACAAAAGTGTCCGTGGCTCCCTGTGAGCCCGTATGGAGCCCAATCCGGCCGCGCAAGCCCTGCGAGCCCGTACGGATCCCCCGCTGGCCAGCGCGCTCCGCCGCTCCACAACCCGAACATAACAGTCCCCTGATCCCCCCTCCCGGTCACGCCCAAATCCCCCGATCCCCAACCCAATCGCACCCTCGCACACCGACGGGAACGCGGAATCGAAGAGCGATGGcgtgctccggcgacggcgaacgGCACCTCCTGCAGTCCCTGGATTATCCCTGCACAGAGCGCCTCCGTCTCCGCCGGCTCCTCGCCTACCACCGGCGGCACATGTACGAGGAGGTCTACAATGCGTATGTTCTCCATGGAACCTCTCCTTGTTTTGATTTGCGTGTCCCTCGATCACCCGTTCGTAGGATTTATCGATCTGGTGGCCGATTAATCCCGTAGGATGAAGAAGAGGACGCGCTTGATCTTCGAGGTGAAGGACCTGGTGAAGCTTGTTAGGACAGGCCAGTGGCGGGTGGCCGCTCCTACGTCGTCGGCTTCGTTCCCTCCGACCCAATGAGCGACGAGGCCACACTACTCCTGCTGTTCCTCCAGGACCTCACGGCCCTCAGCGACTTCGCCGACTGCGTCACCATCATGGCATGCTTGCTCTCCGACTGGTTCCTAAGCATCTACAAAGAGTCTGTGCTCGCGGAGTACCCCTGCTTCGCTACCCTTGTTGCCGATGTCCTCTTCCTGCGCTCAGATCATGCCAGGTACGGTCTATCTTAGATGTCCCTCTCCCTCGTGCATGAAGCTCCATCCAGGTACGACGATCAATCCATAACTGCAGCATCTTACTTCTCTCATCGCACTCCTTTTTCCGGGACTTCCTGAACTGGCAGCTCGTCAGGAACAAGGCGGCAGAGATGGTCGAGGAGATGGTCTACAAGACACCTGAGCTCAAGGACAGGCTGCATTTCCCGCGTGGCCCGCACAACCTGCACCATGTAGTGCCCACGGTCTAGGTACTTGCATCTTGCGTGCGCAAGCTTCTTCAAGTATAGTGGTGTACATGATCCTTTTCAGTCTCCAATACTAACTGTGATATGATCAGTCATGCGATCTAATCCTTGCTAGCTTTCATCGGGGGCGTCATGTGAAGATTGTATGCAGCAAACAGTCAACCGATTACGCCCAATTCTATCTTCGGATGAAGAAGAGGTAAAGACACATATGAATTGAAACTCTCGTGCTCCTTCTACATCAAAATTAACACTCACGGACCTGCACCCTTGTGCAGGTTGCCTTCTTCGACTCAAGCGGCGAGTCCTGATTGTTCAGGTAACAAAATGCTACTTGGCATCTCCAGATAGTATCACCTTTTATAGCATTATATGCGCACAATAAGAAGAATATGTTTAGCTCATCATAATATAGTTTTACTGATTACCGAACGAGCTTTTTCAGCAGCAGGTTCAGCAAGGATAAGGGGTGAACTGCAGATCATGGCACTACTTGGTAAGTACGCCAGTTTGCCCTGTTTCTTACATAATTTTGTTTGCTTTCTAGTTTGCATGTTTAGAATGTGAAAAACATAGTATGATTTGGTACCATATTACCATAGAACACCATGTATGTTATCATTGCATTAGATCTCTCGTGCATGCAAACTAAGAAGAGCTCTTGTGTTTATATGAATCTGCATGCCATAAGCCAATATCTGTAAAATTCATGTATTCTTCAGAGAAAGCTTTGCAAGCTGGTGGGCGATCGGTGCTCGAGGGCCAAATCCCTGAATATTCATCCAATGAAGGTAATATAGTGTTCCCACAGTTCAAAACAAGCTACAGTTTCGGATCCTGACATTATTGTTGCATCTCTACAGGTTTCCCACTGATGAAGATGCTATCTAGACCCCCATTCTTGGTCAACTTCGTGGGCAGCCCAGTACATCAACCTGAACATTCATCAAAAGGTAACATGCATTGTGTTTTCTGCAGCTAAAATTGAATTGCGATATTTAGCTATCACACTTTGTTGCTTCCTTGCAGATACCTCTCAAAGTCCTGCGGCTGTGGCCTCTCAAGAAACTAATTAACAAAATTTCTAAGGAGAAGCTCTTGATGCAATACTTCTATGCTCTTCCTAAAGAGAAGCTTTTGGCATAAAATCTGGACTAGATTGAGGTCAAGATAGGATACGCCAAGACACCCATGTTCATAAATTCGTCATCACATGGGATGCTTCTTTTATACAGCCTTGATTATGATTCATCAACAGCAGAAGCACTAGCAACACTATTTTGACATTTTCTTATCGTGTATATGGTGGGAGAGGCTGAATTAGAGACTGCTGAGCTCTGAAAGATGATGCTTTGACAATGCAGATGAAAAGTGGTGTCGCCTGCGAGCTGATTCTCGAGGTTGGATTTGAGCCTGATGGTGTTGTAAGATCGAGTTAGCTGATGCCTGTTAGCATATGCTAGGCCAGGAGGCACAAGGGCATCATAGAGAGATCCAGCTATGTTCAGTATTGTAGTGAGGACTCACCTCAAGAGTAGGCTGTATAGTTATAGAATCATATAATGTATGGATAGATAGATTGTTGAAGCAGTTCTATTCCAATGTATAGTGTAGCTACCAAATCATTCAATGTATGGATGTGTGACAAAAGAGATTATATTGTTCTAAAATAAAGATGGATGTTCGTAAAAAAATTGAATTTGTCTGGATGTGCTCTAAAAATGAGATTCTCTCTCAATGGAAGGTTTTGAAATACAAGTCTGGATGTGATCTAAAAACGAGATTATCTCCCAATTGGAGGTTTTGAAATACAAGTCTGAACATCTGCGTTATGCAATGGCACACCTCGGCGACCTCCGAGGCGCTCGTTCCGTCTTGCCGCGCCGCTAGGTCCACATTGCGGTCCCCGCGGTGCACGCCTGCtagcactacgggaaagctaaaatttgctgagtgtttttttgcgagcactcggcaaacaagctctttgccgagtgccaagccaaaaacacttggtaaaaaaaatacactcggcaaatcggggctttgccgagtgtcaaataaaaaacactcggcaaacccccctctttgccgagtgttttgacactcggcaaagagggggtttgccgagtgtcaaaaaaaacactcggcaaatagggggggtttgcctagtgttttttttgacactcggcaaaaaaataattttttttcctcttttcaccatgaaattttttctactccccacatacaacatggggtactccatgttaaaatttggtatatttttggatttatttgctatatttatttaattaattacatttcaaggaaatttttggtataagtcaaatttgaactgcaagtgattcaaattatggaacaaaatgagtagaaaaatgatgttcatgttattcggcccaatttgagacctgacccatgaaatgacaagaaatttcgaacatcttgtttaggaaacacgaccacgaacgtgtggcagtagtatttt from Setaria italica strain Yugu1 chromosome VII, Setaria_italica_v2.0, whole genome shotgun sequence includes the following:
- the LOC101781547 gene encoding xyloglucan endotransglucosylase/hydrolase 2, whose protein sequence is MASPSCSPKLCRSSLLLVVGVAVLLGSMLQLCAATLDEDIELIWGASHTYFFMDGPDTESLALSLDEQQGSCFRSRNTYLYGTISMDIKLVEGNSAGVVGTIYTISEGPWSYHDEIDLEFLGNLTGEPITLHTNIFADGVGGREQQFYLWFDPTADYHTYTIEWNPKYIIIRVDGKAIRAFKNYQDQGVPYPTWQQQRVYGSLWDADEWATQGGAIKTDWSNAPFVAYYRNYTATSCRPSPGVSWCGAEPKDSTRFDLDPQTLADLQWVNDNYRIYDYCSDHKRFNESEFPKDCYLQRAGV
- the LOC101758608 gene encoding probable xyloglucan endotransglucosylase/hydrolase protein 16; this translates as MEMKLVPGESAGTVATFYLTSEGDAHDEIDFEFLGNVSGEPYVMHTNVFAQGRGNREQEFYLWFDPTADFHNYTLLWNPHNIIWSVDGVPVRVFRNHEPAGVPYLSGQAMRVHGSLWNGESWATEGGRVKTNWSAAPFVTSYGGYASSACVVPASGGGGCPPNASSSPGDAGAWMGRQLGPEGVAWAREKYMIYDYCDDRWRFRQGPPAECNLDRLG
- the LOC101781955 gene encoding uncharacterized protein LOC101781955 isoform X1 yields the protein MKKRLPSSTQAASPDCSAAGSARIRGELQIMALLEKALQAGGRSVLEGQIPEYSSNEGFPLMKMLSRPPFLVNFVGSPVHQPEHSSKDTSQSPAAVASQETN
- the LOC101781955 gene encoding uncharacterized protein LOC101781955 isoform X2, with protein sequence MKKRLPSSTQAASPDCSAGSARIRGELQIMALLEKALQAGGRSVLEGQIPEYSSNEGFPLMKMLSRPPFLVNFVGSPVHQPEHSSKDTSQSPAAVASQETN